The Arachis hypogaea cultivar Tifrunner chromosome 14, arahy.Tifrunner.gnm2.J5K5, whole genome shotgun sequence DNA window ACATCAAGGCTGAAGGTAAAATGCATATATGGGCTTGCAAcaatttatcttttcttttcggcCCAATCAAAATCTGCAtagcaaaattaatttaatcaacatATATGAATTGAAAtcatataattaatcatattaataatgtttgatcatcatcaaatctattcttaatatataaaagtaggtacATAGGTTTACTCACAttacttctaagttatttctcttcttctattaacGCCATGTCAGCACCATCGCTTAtttggcaaaattttagaatccaccACTCAAATCTTGTCAaatcaacttttattttcaaataaaaaaacacaaaaacaactaaaaaaatacaataaaaaccaacaacttaactttttccaaatcaatccttatttctaaaacaacaaaaacacaaattaacaTTTACCCAAAAAAAAAGCTCTGAAAACCAAAGAGCTTATTACCTTTCTCATACTTATCGAAACCCTCTTCCTCTTGACACCTCTCCGTACCAAGATCCTATTTCCTCCATCCTCTTCCGGTCCCATGAGCCATTGTTTTTTCCTCAAAACAAATTGTCCATCACGATGTCCATCTCCGACGGAGCCGCATtgcataaattgcagaaactaagGCAAACTCCATTCCTCCTGTTGCGATTTTTCTGTCAGAGCTCGATTCTGTTgttcaatatcattttcaatagccctattttttttttttcaaagataggagactcgaacccgcaacctcttaattgagtatgaggagactatgccatttgagctattactcattggctttcAATAGCCctatttatttgttataaataataacattttaattgtGAACTCATTGCAAGTAGCACAGGTTTATGTATTCCTATTTTTTAAACGGTGCTGTCTAATAGTCACAACCAAAATTAGGTTTACCCACAttacttctaagttatttctcttcttctactaacgcCATGTCAGCATCATCGcttacttggcaaaattttagaatccaccACTCAAATCTTGCCAAACctatctatctatttataatatataaaagctgATACTAACTTTATCCACAATGAGTTTAAGCCATCTTTTCTTTGCTAATGAGACATCAACAATTCTAATGACTTGACAAAAGATGAAAATCAACCaatcactatttagtaaaatattttaaaaaaattaaaacaaaaaactcttatctattattattcaagtactaattaaatacaataaacatacattaaaagtgtcataataataattattataaaaaattttagttacaaatattcaaattctacaacttatacatGTTAAGACTCTTATTAttcttcatttcttaatctctcatactaattgtcaacaatttcttaaatttaatttaacatttttataatatataaaagttgATACTAACTTTCTCCACAACGAGTTTAAGCCATCTTTTCTTTGCTAATGATGCCACATCAgcaattctaattatttggtaaaagatgaaaatcaaccaatcactatttagtaaaatatttttaaaaaattaaaacaaaaaactcttatctattattattcaattgaaacatcaagtactaattaaatgcaataaacatacattaaaagtgtcataataataattattataaaaaatttcagttacaaatattcaaattcgacaacttatacatattaagactcttactactctttatttcttaatctctcatactaattgtcaaaaatttcttaaatttaatttaacatttttatatgtttttcattctcattcattcattttttaattatttacaaaaaaaacacaaaaaaagacaAAGTGTAGCAATTAATGCaaatcgaaaaataaaaaaaaatgaaaatacaattttatataactctaatataaataatctatgtctttttaaaaaaaataaattcaaaatctatttataatatattctctaaaatatttttaatataacatttattaaaatctatttataatataagtAATCTACCTCTCCGCACATTGCGTGGGTCTCACTCTAATCTAtttatctattcttaatatataaaagtaggtacATAAGGTTTACCCACATTCCTTTGAAgctatttctcttcttctactaacgcCACAGCAATATTGCTTACTTGGCAAAATGTTTGAATCAACCACTCAAATCttgccaaatcaactattatttccaaatcaacaaaaaataaaatatacaaaaaaaaaaaactaaaaaatacaatacaataaatttgTAACGTACAAATACATTGAATccatattcctatatttattatatcttaccgttataaacaatTATAATCccaacaattaatttattaatttttataaataagttaCTAAAGGTAATAAATatccatattacaaatgtcataataatattattaattataataaattttatgttacaAGTATTCAAATTCTATACTATTTGaactacttatataagtctcttacCACTATTCTttcaaataacatcaaatttaacacaaaaaaatttatttctgaaTTAGACATCTCAAACTTATTCAATGgattatcattctttcaaggcaAAATGATAAAAATCGAATAACTATCCAAGATCTAATAGCCATGCAACGAGAATCTGATGATCaggtatgaaaaaaaaaaactcacaacATGCATCATACATTCATGCTTACTCAAATACCGTATACCTAATGAATACATAAATTGAATATTGGAATAGGAAAAGATCTTCACAATTTTAGCAACTATAAACGAAATCGATGACAAATTTGTATGAAACTATGTTGAATGTGAAAAGTGTCCgaaaaaagcatataaaaaaaacaactacatttgtggcacatgtaatcaaacaccacAATATCCAGTGACGaatccagaaaattttgatagtggggcAAAATTGATATAACATGAAAATAATttctataattaaaataatatgtgtatataaaaaattaaatattaaattatctattaaccactatctatgtataaatacatatattgtttaacttattttcaatgtgtattttatattttaatatttattatatacagataattattttttatgtacatatagtatgattattgttatgattatattttgttattgtaaaatatgattaatcttcaaaatatctaatatacaaattaaaacactaaaatagtaatttaaataataatatataatttaaaattctattattttaggttttatatttttaaaaaattaagtaatttttttcaTAACACTACTATCAAACTTTCTCTCTTtccatatatattactaaataattatttaaaaattcactttccaacacaattagaagccgattcttattgatattcatagttaaaaaagttctttcaattaatataattgctacgcaaaaattaaaactaatttgaaaaaaagataaataatattcttttgagttgatttttaaaaaagaacactaatttcatttaaatctgagaattgatcattctaacgaatatctaatataaaatttttaaattgacgattaagtaccaaaagttgagtaaaaaattattgtggagtCAAATTTATAATCTAatgggggcaaataaatattattatcatatactactcaaaagAATTCCAAATTTTAGTGGGGGCGCTTGCCCCCACACCAATATACTTGGAACTGTTCCTGACAATATCCAACAATAAAgtaactctatatacttttcataattttatctatcaaattattagttactAATCCAATACTTATTTTAGATTCAGAATTCAATTAAATGTTTCAGATTAAAGTGCTACAATaacttttgtactatttgatggcgAAGCAAAAAAATTATTGGACACAATTGCTTCAAATCTAATGACACTCTAGAAAAGTAATGACATTGAAGTACCACTCCATCAAGagattaagaagaaagaaaaccatacaaattcaagacaTATCTTCGGAAGAAGAACATATATGTAAAGATGGAACAAACAACACAATAGAAAAGTCATCcaactcaacaattcataaagaacatgccTTCACAAGAATATACGACAGAAAGAAGAAAGTAACAACTCTAACAACaaccaataaagaaaaaggaagatgagCGCTACATAAGAAGACTAAGTCCATCAActaaaataaatgtaaaaatcaaaccaccaaataaaaatgtcactttgtAAAACTCCTAACATTCAAATCTTTGGtactataaattattttaaataaaacaccttttaaatttaactttaatttatacatatttaatttatttctacaaaatataataatttttaatatttattatatactatcattaatttaccgtTCCGCGCAATGCGCGGGTCTCATTCTAGTAATATGTAAAAACTGATACCAACTTTTTCCACAATGAATTTAAGCCATCTTTTCTTTGTTAATGATGCCACATCAACAATTCTAATGATTTGGCAAAAGATTAAAATCAACCGAtcactatttagtaaaatatttttaaaaaattaaaacaaaatttttttatctattattattcaattgaaacatcaagtactaattaaatataataaatatacattaaaagtgtcataataatgataattataaaaaatttcagttacaaatatttaaattctaccatttatacatattaagactcttactattctttatttcttaatctcttatattaattgtcaaaaattttttaaatttaatgtaacatttttatatgtttttttaattttcatttattcattttttttaattatttacaaaaaaacGCAAGAGTTAGGAAATTAGAATTCCAAGgttaatgaaaataatattaatatatgcaaacatataaatagaatgaaaataaataaaaaaataaaagaatatttttttataaacaaattgattatataaaataaaatataattgatgatAAGACATAGTATTTATATGATATGGTtgttgaaataataaataaaaatgacattACTTCATcgtaaaaatatgatttttttaaaccaatatgtatatatatacggTATCATATACCATTtaaactataactcattggcaaaaaAAAACcttgtaattaataattatagattgACGTTTTTGTtgaaccatttttttttttttgaaaatgtatagtatactaaattaaagagggaaaaaaaaacaTTTTCAAAAGCAAAACGCTGCGTTTTAGAAGTGCACTGTATTCGTGCTTCTGTCTTTGATTTTGCAGTTAGGGATTAACCGTACTGTGAATCTTCCAAAATTCATGTTTTCCATCGAAATCCACTAACTTTCTATCTCCGAATCCCCCCGTTTCTTGCACTTTTCAATCGGTATAGTTCTACTCCATTCAATAGACTCAGTTCTAAAAATTTGTCATTCAAATTTTTCTCCcaatttgtttatttattctattttcgtCCCTTCCCGAATTCAACAAATTTTCACTATGTGGCTTCAAAATCTGACATTTTTATTGGGTTTTTGAGTTGGAACTCAGGTTCCGGGAGAAGAACAACAAGTTTTTGGAGTGTTCCTTTTTTAGAACCATGGATATTCATAGTGGAGAAGATGATTATGATATAGATTTTATTGTTTCCACAATGCTGACGAGGCTGGAGCTGAATCTTGCATGTTTCTCAGAGAAAGTTACAAACTTGGGCATCTTTGTGATGAACTTGGAGACCCTTGAGTGTGAATTGGAGACAATGATTTTGGAAAAAAATGGCATTGATGGAATGGTAATGGACATGGAATGTGCTGAGAAGGGGCTTGAGTTTGATCTATTGTGTGGAGTGTTGGATTCTGAGGTGAGGGAATTGGGTGTGTTCTTGGGGACCCTTTATGCTGAGATTGCTGAAGCTGAGGAGTTTGTGTCTTCTACCAACAGCATTTAGATTAAGAAGCAATCTACTAATTTCCAGAGGACTTTGTCTTCTTATAAGAGAGAAGAAAGTGGTAATGATAGAGAATCTTATTGATTGATTTTGTTTCTATTCTTCCTTATTGGTTGTTTACACATTTATTAATTGACTTATGTATTTATAGAAATTGTGGTTGTTTTGAAGTGGTTAGgattttttccttcatatttttgtCTCCTTCCTTATAAGGGATCCACTTCAATTTCCATATGAAGTTGTTTGTACAATTTCAGAGggaattcctcatgaattaatttgGTTGATTATTATTTTGTCAAAATAAAGAATTAAGAAGAAGCATTAAAACCATCGAACTGATTGGCTCAAACTTGCTACTTCTTCATGAATGTGTCAGTGACcaataagaataatttttttttttatataatatatccgTTTCTGatgtatattttttgtattgattTCCATGGAACAGGTAATGCTGAAGAGGGTGTGAAAATCCCAGAGGATGATCACTCTTCGGATGTCAAAACAGGAATAAATATGCAAACAATTGAGCAACAAAGACATATTCTGAGGATGTTGGAGAAATCTTTAGCAAATGAAATGGATCTTGAGAAGAATATCAATAAGTCAAGACAAATCGAAGAAACGCTAAAGCTTAGGATAGCTTCTTTAGAGCAAGAGCTAATTCATGCGGAGGAAGAAGCTGCTGATGTTTGTGAAAGATGGTTTGAGGCAGACAATGCACGTGAGATCTTGATGGGAATTTCCGTAGACCTGTTAGGCAAGCTCCAGATTTCTCAATTCAATTTGAATGGTTTAAATCAGAGAGAATCTGAGCTCAGAGCTAGGCTTGAGAGCGGCAATTCAGATCAGGTGTCTTTACTTGAAAAGCAGCTAGAAGAATATGAATCTCAGCTCCTGAATACGAAGGCTTCTGCTGATAAATATCAGAAACAGTATACTGCGATGTGTTCCGAAATAAGAGACATGGAAAACCTtgttaaattagagttttccaaactcatcatataTTATTGCAAaaactttatatatttttctgtACACTTAATTTACAAGGATAAACCGTTAACTTTATATATTAAATGATCTGTTTTAGCAACCTAACAACATCTGGAGTAAAAGTATTTCCCGACGCTATCCCTGCAATTAGAATACTCACCAGTTAAATTCAAAGTCTTGATTATCATCAGGTGTTGGTAGCGGAAGCTTTGAACGATCTTCACATTTCTTCACCAGTTGAATTCCGCACAAATAGTTTCTCTCAAATGGATTATTTCCAGATGTGGAAAATTGTCTATTTTCTGATATTGGACTTGAGAAATTATTGAAAGACACATTGAAGAAATCCAAGaatatataagagagagagagggaaagggaGGTGTACTTGAAGCTTACAACTCAAGGGATGATTCTACTATGAACACCGTTTTTCCTAGCTTGCACCAAAGACCGAATGAAAGAACAAAGCAGGAAAGAATCAACCAAAATACTGCATCGTTTTGAAAAGAAACTCTCAGCAATTTTTTATTCGAATGTGAAAAAAGGAACACTATTGTTGCACCTGAATATTATCTTTAAGACAAATACAGaaatatagaaattaaattcCTTTTGTTGTGAATATAGAGATATACACAAAATTTTtatttcccaaaaaaaaaaactcatacgTTTTGTATTTATTAATAGTGGAGATTAATTATATATAGCTATCTTGTACTTATGTTTGAGTATCCAAAAGCAACCTATATGAAATAATTCTCAATATAAAACATAAATAGAAGGAATGCACAAAAGCAAAGAACACATTATATGAATTTCTTTTAATAAAGTTATTGCACAAAGAGTAGTGGTAGTCTTTATGAACACAGCACAAATGTGCATTTTGGGGTTGTATATGAATCACTAATGCTTTGTCAATGTTCTGCAGGCGTCATCAGAATGGAAGAGTTCTTGGAAACAAATATCCTTACCTTGGAACATACATACAGCATGTTAAAATCAACACAACTCAACAAAGGCTCAATTTGCTCACTCAAAGTTTCAAGCGTGCTTAAgtctcttaattttcaaatttactaCTTAATCCCTAAAATTATATTTCCTTAGTCATTTTAGTCTTTGATCGGTTAACAACAACAGTTTTGTTGATGTGCCATATCAGCTAACATGTTAGCATACAATGTAGCATCTCACATCACTGGCCAACACCAAGTTGACTAACAGTTGACtgactataaaataaaattatttatgaaaTAATTTCAGGTCTTAAAGGTTCATTTAAAATTCTGAGGATTACAGAAGAAACACATTTGCAATTTTGAAAACCAAGTTCAACCAACCTCTAAAAGGAAAATTGGAAGTAACATTTTGTTAACTAATGTAGGCACCAGGCACACAAGAGGAAGCAGCACGAACCTATGACATAAAAGCAATTGAGTACAGAGGAATTAATATTGTCACCAACTTTGATGTAAGTAATTACATAAAATGGTTGAAGCCTTCACACCAATACTCCCAACACCTTAAACCTGAGACTCAAGTACTACTAAACTCTCAAACACTTCTCCATCCAACTATTCTCCATCCATCTATATttctataataatatttttttttcttctctcacaTTTAGCATTTAAATTGATCCTACTTAAGCTTTTATTCATATCGCGAatactttttttgaaaaaaaaaaattgcttcTCTTTAGTCTTTACCTTTTACAAGTTTTCCTGTTTTGGCATAAGCATGAGAGAGAGAATGCAAAGGAAAATGGATTATGTAAGCAAAGAACACAATGTACGACTTTTCTTAtatcaaaaatagcaaaacaaaATAGATATATAACAgactatattttatctttttcacttGCCTACTTTTATTTGGGTATACACATAGCAGACTCTTACATAAAAGGAACACAATAACTTCAAACGCAAACACAAAAATGAAAATAGTCTAAGATTACACACATGAAAAAACCAATATCTAGACTTATGAATTAAAAGATCCTCTTCATCAACCTAAAAACATCTCCAGCAAAAGCATTTCCCAGTGCTAACCCAGCAACAAGGCCACCCCCATATCCAAttagaataaccatccaattaaattcaaagaaagaTCCTGACTCAGAGTCTTGATCACCATCAGGTGTTGGTGGTAGTGGAAGCTTAGAACGATCTTCACATTTGTTCAGCAATTGAAACCCGCATAAACCTTTGTTTCCCTCAAATGAATTATCTTGAAAAGTGGAAAGTTGCCCATTTTCTGGTATTGGACCTGAGAGATTGTTGAAAGACACATTGAAGAATTCCAAAAATGTTAACTCTGTGAGTTGTTGGGGGATTTCCCCTGACAGGCTATTGGAAGAAAGGTCCAACGCTTCAAGATTTGAAAGCTTTCCGAAGGAAGATGGGATGCTGCCAGTAAACATGTTATTGGACAAGTTGAGCACAACAAGACCATTCAAACTTCCCATGATATCTGGAATCTCACCGAAAATTTTGTTACATGAAAGATCAATGGCAATCATGTAATGAAAGTATTGACGCCCAAGATACTCCATGACAACCCCTTTGTTATGCATTGGAAATACAAACAAACTAATATCAACCGAAGAATGTTGCAACAGATAAACGTCGTCCTTGAACTGTACTTGGTGGCTTGTGTTGGAAAGTGTCATCGATTTGAAAGTCTTGATTATTTCTGATGACAATTCTCCAGAAAAATCATTTTGAGAAACATCAATGATACGAAGCTGAGGAAATGTGCATTTTAATGGACACTTTATAGCTCCGTGAAATTTATTATCACGTAAAAAAATAAGCTTTAAATTAGGGAGAGATCCTAACCAAAAAGGAAATGAATCATTGAAATGGTTATGACTTACGTCAAGAAGCTCTAGCATTCTGCAATTGACAAATGATCTTGGTAATTGACCACACAACTTGTTTGAGCTAAAATCAATCAACTGAAGTGCATTTTCTTTAGCATAATTTTGAGGAATATTACCTATCAATTT harbors:
- the LOC112743318 gene encoding WPP domain-interacting tail-anchored protein 1-like, with amino-acid sequence MDIHSGEDDYDIDFIVSTMLTRLELNLACFSEKVTNLGIFVMNLETLECELETMILEKNGIDGMVMDMECAEKGLEFDLLCGVLDSEVRELGVFLGTLYAEIAEAEEFVSSTNSNAEEGVKIPEDDHSSDVKTGINMQTIEQQRHILRMLEKSLANEMDLEKNINKSRQIEETLKLRIASLEQELIHAEEEAADVCERWFEADNAREILMGISVDLLGKLQISQFNLNGLNQRESELRARLESGNSDQVSLLEKQLEEYESQLLNTKASADKYQKQYTAMCSEIRDMENLVKLEFSKLIIYYCKNFIYFSVHLIYKDKPLTLYIK